The Novipirellula artificiosorum genome segment TTGTGGAATCTGAAATCGATCCCGAGATACCACTTTCGCTGGTGCTCGGTCGTCCGAAAGTCCTGCGACTTGCCGATACTCCGGCGCGAATCTATGTCCCCGACGAGGACACGATTCGCACCGAAATCATCGACCAAGAAACTGGACGTGAACTGGCTGTGACAGGAGTTCAGCCGGGGACCACGACGTTGATGCTGTGGTTCGAAGACAACGATGCACCAAGCGGTCAAAGCGTCGTCAGCTACTTGGTGCGGGTCTATGAGGATCCGATTCTTGCCAAACCGGTCGGTGACCTTGAAGCGGAATTGAACGATAAGTTTCCGAATAGCTTTGTCGAACTCGATGAAATCGCCGATCGCTTGATCGTTCGCGGGCAAGCATCCGACGCGATTGAAATGTCGCAGATCCTGCAGATTCTGACCGGAGCTCGTGGTGTCAGTCCCGGGATCTCACCGACCGTTCAGCAAACATCGCTTTTGCAAGCCGAAAACTTTCAATCGGCGGAGGCAACGGCATTGTACGAAACCGACGATGCTTTTGTGAAACGTATCATTGACCCCATTGCTCTGGCTCAAGCCGGCATCATCAACCAAATGAAGATCGTCGGCGAGCAACAAGTGATGTTGAAAGTCACCGTTGCGGAAGTGAACCGAAGTGCCGCTCGCAGCATTGGGCTCAACTTTGGCATCGACAATGACAATGGCTTGACGGTTTTTCAGTCTTTGACCGGCAACCTCGTCAGCACGCAAAACCAATCCGGTGCGAACATTCTCGCGTCGCTGGACATGGGCCAAGTCCGGTTGGCCATTGAAGCACTCCGGCGGATGAATCTTTCTCGAACGTTGGCGGAGCCGAACTTGGTTGCCATGAATGGCCAGCCCGCCGATTTCCAAGCCGGTGGTCAGTTCCCCATTCCGATCATCAGCAGCGGCGGAGTCGGCAACAATCTGCAAGGCGTCTCGTTTGTTCCCTTCGGTGTGCAATTGCAGTTCACTCCGTTCATCCAGGATCGGGACGTGATTCGATTGCGGATGAACGCCGAGGTCAGCACTCGTGATGAGTCTTTGGGGACAAGCATCGGTGGCGGAGGCGGTGGGACCCAGGTTTCGGGTTTGAACAGTCGGAACTTTTCGACGACGGTGCAACTCCGAAGCGGACAAACCATTGCGGTCGCCGGACTACTGCAAACCAACTACGGAGCCAGTACCGATCGCGTTCCGTTCTGGGGCGACTTGCCCATTATCGGAGCGACAGGCGGGGTGAACCGTAGCAGCAGCGGTGAACAGGAACTGGTGATCCTTGTTACACCACACTTGGTCGCGCCCGTTGACGCTTGCGAAGGCCCGGCACTACCCGGCAGCGATGTTCACGAACCCACCGACATCGAATTCTTCATCGCCAATCGCTTGGAAAGTCGCCGCTCGAGGGATTATCGCTCTTCGGTTCGTACGGACTATGCCCGACAGAAACGAGCGGAACACTGTTGCCCCGAGCTCTTCATGATCGGCGAAGTCGGGCCGACCGATCGTTGCTGTCCTCGACCAGCACCGGTTCCCCACACGGCAACACGCTCTGGTCAGCAACCCGCAATGCCAACCACTTCCGTCGATTCGATGCAACCGATCAAAATGGGCGAGCCGATCGGGGCAGACGGATCGATGGACGGTTCGTCGCTTCGCAAAATGATTCAGCGAGGTCCTCATGTTCAATAGTATCAAGATGATTCGAATTTCAGTGTGTGGCTTAGCAATTGCTTCGATGACAGCACTTGGTTGTGCCTCGCGTGGCGGAATCCTCGGTGTTGATTGTTGTGCCGACGTTCCAGCGGGGGCCATTCCTGAACCTGCAGGCGCGAAAGTTTGCGATTGGCAAACGGCCGGAGTCAGCAGTGCGGTCGCCGATCAGACCGTGCTGTATCAAGCCGACTTCATCGGAACGAGCGCAAATCTGTCACCGGGCGCGGGCGACCGGATGGCTCGCAATGTCAACAGCGGTTTGGCAGCCAGGCAAACCGCGTTGATTGAACCATCGGGTGATGCTGCCCTGGACGCCGAGCGAATAGACGCCGTTAGTGTTCAACTGGCATCCTTTGGCGTCGCCTCGCCGATGGTCGAAGTCGCCACGCCCGCGGCACTGGGACTACGAGGCCCTCAAGCCGAACGAGTCGCAGGCGGATTCGGAAACGTCCGCGGCTCGTCGACGGGCACGGGAGCACCTATTTCGCGACCGTCCGGCCAGGGCGGCTTCGGCGGCAACTTGCCGGGAGGCATCTTTTGATGAGAATGTGCCTCAGCAAGAGCCGCTGGTTTCGTAACCTGATCTTTTTTTCGTTAGCTCTTCCGCTATCGAGCGGATGTGGCGGCATCAAAAAGAACCGCGAATCGGCCTTTTTGAAACCGCTCGCGGCTTCATCGCAAAGTGAAGCAAAGAACAGACGCGAAGCGATTCCCAGTGAAAGATCGCTGTGCCTCGAAACCGCCAAGACCGTCGCCTCGCAAGGCCACGCCACGGAAGCCATGAAGCTTTACGAACGTGCCGAACAACTCGATCCAGCTGCCGCGCCGTTCGATGCGGAACTTGCACCCTTGTACGCAGACGTCGGCAATCAAGACGCTGCGATCCAGCGATACCAACGATGCGTCACCCGCACGCCAGACGATATCGAGCTATCGAACAATTTCGCTTGGACCTTGATGGAGGCCGGTCGTTTCGAAGAAGCAATCACCGAGGCAGAGCGAGGATTGCAAAAAGCTCCCGACAATGTTCGCCTACGAAGCACCCTCGCCATGATTCATTATCGGCAAGGCGACCGCGCAGCAGCGATGCAACAGTTTCAACAAGCCCACGGCCGATCCGCCGCCCATCACAACCTCGCGATCCTCGACATCGACGCCGGCAATCTTGACGCGGCCGAAACGCATGTTCAAATCGCAAAACAATCCGCTGAGCCGAATTCCAAGACCCAGTTGCTCGTATCAGCACTCGAATCGCAAGGCTCAAGCCGATAGCCCGAAAACTCGGCCCCCAAATGGCAGCGGAACGTGATTGACCAATTGGGAACCAAAAAAAATTGCTGCATTGGATTGTCCAATGCAGCCGTGGCGCTAATTCGATCGGCGACCAAGGTTATTCGACTTCGTTGGTTAGCGGCCAAACATCCAAGATGCCGGTGTAGCTCGGCCAGTTCTCGCCCCAATCGCCTGGATGCACGACAGGGTAGTCGGGCGTGCCGGGGTAGGCTTTGCCAGGGTGACCGGGCGGCCCGGCGCCGGGAAAAGTCACGCACTTTGTGCACTTGCGAATCAACTCGTTCAGCAGGGTCGAAGCATGCTACTGACAACGTGCCGCCTGTTAGTGCAACAGCTACTGATCGCCAAGCGGGACCTTCGGCTGCAAAAGTTCATCAAACAGTTGTCGCGTTACGAAGGCCTGATGATCGACGACCTGGGTTACGTGCAGCAGAGCCGGGAAGAGATGGAGGTGTTGTTCACGTTATTGGCGGAACGATACGAGCGAGGCAGCGTGTTGTTGACGAGCAACCTAGCGTTCAGCAATCCGGATGGATGGAGTGAACCGCATTGGCGACGGTTTTCAAGTATTCATCGCAGCGCTCGTAATGCAGCCTCTGCCATGCGGGCCAGTCGGGATCATTGGGATTTGTTGGGACAGCGGTCTTTCCGGTCTTCAACTCCCATGCCTTCTTGCAGTTGTCGCACCAGCAGATATTGTCTCGGACCGTCCAGTCGCCATCGACCCAGATGCCATCCGGCTCGTAGCGACTGACCATCTCCTTGATAAGGGGCAGGAAATAGGCTTTCAGAAAGCCATTCTCGTCCTGGCTGCTTTTGACGCACATGCGAGTGCCTACAGCCCAGTGACCATTTGAAGTATAGGGTTGCCCATCCGCCTTTCGCCTCACCCATCCCGGATTCTCATTGTTGTCATTCAATCGCAGACCAAGAGAATTCACGTAGACGCAAAACCGTTTTCCAGAAGCTTCGCACGCCTGCTTCCACGCGCCCGTCATGTCCCAACCCTTGGGGTTGGGGAGTATCTCGCTCGGATGATGAACGTCTACTCCCTCGTTATTGTGGGCCAGATAGTAAACAGCAGTTACAGCCGGAAACTCACTGAGCAAGTTGGAAAGCTGGTCGGAAGTGTATTGTTTGTCCGTGACGTTATGATTTGCAACGAACAGATTGGCGCCGGATTCCCAGTACCATGCGTTGTGCCCGGGGCTTGGCGTAGGAGAATCCGCTGCTTCGGTCTTGCCGATGAACTGCTGGTGAATTCGCCAGTTGTTCTTCCGCACCCAATCCACGCACTCTTTGTACGGCGTTCCATCCGACTGAAGCAGCCCCTGCTTGAGTTGCCCGCCATTGACCGTCTTATCGATATACTGGCATCTGGAGTATCCGATCAGATAGGACGTGGAGAACGCTTGGTCCAAGTAGGCTCCTTGCGTGCGGCCTGCGCCGGCGGCATCGGGTAAGGAGTTCCACATGACGTTCGAGTGTTCCTGCGTCATGAAGCTGATGTTGTGATCGCAGATCATGATTGGCTTCTTTGTTTCGCGGTACAACCGCTCGAAGTCCTGCGCGGGGAACTGGGAACCGCCGGGCTGGACGGACACGACGTCAACCCACGGAAGCTCCTCCTGGATCACTTCCCAGGGCAATGCCCAGCCGGCGTAGCGTTCGCCGAAAACGAGCGCATCCGGCGCCAACTCCCTGGTAATCGGTCCGAGCGTGGAGTAGAGTTCCCTGGCGATCAGCACTAGGAACTTTTCATCCGACGCGTCCGCTCCGTTCTCACGAAGAAACCGCTCGTAACGCACCTTGCCCGGCGCATCGGCCGGAAGCTCTCGGATGGCGTCCACCCATGTTTTTCCGAGCATGCGTTTGGCTTGCTTCAAATCCCAGAGGGGGATGTCGTCCCAGTAGACGCCGATCAAGTTCGGGTCTTCGCTGGAAGTTCTCAGCATGTTCTCGACGTCTCGACGCGCCTTCTTCTTCCAGACATCGCTGAACACGTCAGGGAAGCGAACCTGTTTCCCCCGCCACGAACTGGTCCCGGTGGGAAAGCAATCGGCGAAATAGGGGAGCACTTCGCGTGTGCTTTTATGCCCGCCGTAACCGAGGCCGTTATAGCCCCACTCGCGGAACTGTGTGGTGAGTTCACCGTTCGCGATCTCCAAGTCGCTGGCGCAATGCTCTTGGAAATACTCCTGGCTCCGCGCGATTTCCCCCGTGTGACACACTCCTAGCGCGATGTATCCGTGACCTTCTGGCGTGACCAGGAAATGCCGGTCATTAATGGTCTCCAGATGGAACCTTCCGGTCGCTTCTCCCTTGATGTTGAGATAGCCGCCGTAGGCGTCGAAGCCTGGCTTGCCGGGAAAGACTTGAGCGGACGCCCTGCCGAAGATGAGACAGGTGATCACAAGCAAAGCAACAAGTCGTTGTGCCTGCGTCATACATCGCACTCCATCATGTTCTGGAACGGCGGATCAGCGGGCCGCATCACTTCACCTCAATCTCGTTCGCGAAACCGATGTCAAGCATGGCGTCTTCGATCTGATCCTTGAAATTCAGCGTGCCGACGCGGTTGAACCAGACCTCTTTGGTGTGATTGGCCGTCACCAGGGCGACATAGGCCTTGTAGTGATCCGCGGCCCGGGTCAGTGCGACGACCGCCTTGTCCTTATCGACCTTGTCCTTGCTTTCGCGAGCTAAAGCGACGTAAGTCGCGCCGCGAATTTTGTCGGCATAGTACTGCCCCATCTCACAGACGGTTTTGATGTCATCGATGGTGAGACGGAGTTCCTTGTCCTTGACTTCACCCAGTTCCTTGAGTGTCTCCTCCGCCGCCTCGACATCTCGCTCAATCAGGTCGGCGAGCGACAGCGGCGTCTGTCCTTGCGCGTCCTTGCCGGCGACGAAGTCCTGGATGGATTGAACCCCCGAATACTCATGCGGCGGAATATTCAAGAAGGTATTCACATCATGGAAGCCCGATTGAGTCCGCGCGCCTTTCTGGCGTGCGTACCCACTGCTTCCACGCATCCCTTCGATGTACCACATGAAATCCAAGCTGCCCCAGTGGAATCCGGTAACGCGAGGGTAGACCATGGAGGCCTTTTGCCAGGCGTCGAGCAATGCGGCACCGTCCACTTCTGGATATCGCGCGTTTAGCAAGGCGATGATTCGGTCATTGGAGTAGTCCGGGTTGTAGGCCATGCGGCCCCAGAGCATCCACTGGAGCCAGTGTTTCTGCACTTCCAATTGGCGCGGCGATTCATGGTCGAGTTGCGTGAATTCGCGGCCGTTGATGAAGCCGTCGTGACCATAGTAATAGCCTTGCGAAACATCGTAGGGAATGTTCTTCACGAACTGGCGGACGAAATCCGGAGCGCCCCAGCGGAGAAGGTACACATCGTCATTCCGCAGCGTCCAAATGGTCTTCACCTTGCCTTGGATGGTCGGGACAAACTCTTCATGGAACGGCTGGCGCGTCGCGGAATAGACGTGGGCCTTGGCGTACTTGAAGCTGAAAATGAAATCCACGTCGGGATGCTGGATCAGAGGCTGCATCTTCTCGAGCACCATGTCCGCTCCGGTCATGTGCTGACGGTGAATGAAGCGGATCTTCCTGCCCGGTTGCGCTTCGAGTGCGTCCAGCGTCCCTGCTGCGTAGGTCTTCACCATCCAATCTTCGCGGGCTTCGGGGGACAGCTCGCCTTGCTTGCGAGGAACGCCCTTTTCTGCCATGTTTTCGCCCGTTGTGAT includes the following:
- a CDS encoding tetratricopeptide repeat protein; the encoded protein is MRMCLSKSRWFRNLIFFSLALPLSSGCGGIKKNRESAFLKPLAASSQSEAKNRREAIPSERSLCLETAKTVASQGHATEAMKLYERAEQLDPAAAPFDAELAPLYADVGNQDAAIQRYQRCVTRTPDDIELSNNFAWTLMEAGRFEEAITEAERGLQKAPDNVRLRSTLAMIHYRQGDRAAAMQQFQQAHGRSAAHHNLAILDIDAGNLDAAETHVQIAKQSAEPNSKTQLLVSALESQGSSR
- a CDS encoding alpha-L-fucosidase — its product is MTQAQRLVALLVITCLIFGRASAQVFPGKPGFDAYGGYLNIKGEATGRFHLETINDRHFLVTPEGHGYIALGVCHTGEIARSQEYFQEHCASDLEIANGELTTQFREWGYNGLGYGGHKSTREVLPYFADCFPTGTSSWRGKQVRFPDVFSDVWKKKARRDVENMLRTSSEDPNLIGVYWDDIPLWDLKQAKRMLGKTWVDAIRELPADAPGKVRYERFLRENGADASDEKFLVLIARELYSTLGPITRELAPDALVFGERYAGWALPWEVIQEELPWVDVVSVQPGGSQFPAQDFERLYRETKKPIMICDHNISFMTQEHSNVMWNSLPDAAGAGRTQGAYLDQAFSTSYLIGYSRCQYIDKTVNGGQLKQGLLQSDGTPYKECVDWVRKNNWRIHQQFIGKTEAADSPTPSPGHNAWYWESGANLFVANHNVTDKQYTSDQLSNLLSEFPAVTAVYYLAHNNEGVDVHHPSEILPNPKGWDMTGAWKQACEASGKRFCVYVNSLGLRLNDNNENPGWVRRKADGQPYTSNGHWAVGTRMCVKSSQDENGFLKAYFLPLIKEMVSRYEPDGIWVDGDWTVRDNICWCDNCKKAWELKTGKTAVPTNPNDPDWPAWQRLHYERCDEYLKTVANAVHSIHPDC
- a CDS encoding beta-N-acetylhexosaminidase family protein, which translates into the protein MRVHTILCTLLLISTGTASGALQPQLEFANEEIQASLATRGEEAEVVFRVDDSLDLQAEGFMIRKNGAAIVVAGKDAGGAMYGGLDLAETIRSEGLAGVKDKTQNPYMQMRGVKFNIPLDVRTPSYSDVCDAAQENIPEMWSMEFWKSYIDTLAKYRYNYISLWSMHPFPSLVKTPEYPDVALDDVKRSRGPFKEYYSGLGVGWTGPEFQEDNLETVKEITMEEKIEFWRQVMTYGKSRNVDFYIVTWNIFDYGVNGKYGIDDDPENETTIDYFRQSVKALILTYPDLAGIGITTGENMAEKGVPRKQGELSPEAREDWMVKTYAAGTLDALEAQPGRKIRFIHRQHMTGADMVLEKMQPLIQHPDVDFIFSFKYAKAHVYSATRQPFHEEFVPTIQGKVKTIWTLRNDDVYLLRWGAPDFVRQFVKNIPYDVSQGYYYGHDGFINGREFTQLDHESPRQLEVQKHWLQWMLWGRMAYNPDYSNDRIIALLNARYPEVDGAALLDAWQKASMVYPRVTGFHWGSLDFMWYIEGMRGSSGYARQKGARTQSGFHDVNTFLNIPPHEYSGVQSIQDFVAGKDAQGQTPLSLADLIERDVEAAEETLKELGEVKDKELRLTIDDIKTVCEMGQYYADKIRGATYVALARESKDKVDKDKAVVALTRAADHYKAYVALVTANHTKEVWFNRVGTLNFKDQIEDAMLDIGFANEIEVK
- a CDS encoding type II and III secretion system protein family protein, with the translated sequence MPLISPLCRVVVALIVAWIVMSATRSFAQDRGSVRLPENNLQANGPGPISPPLGDPRGDRAIPWRPIPDVGPSRIQSGLPSELILPPPSDAAKRRASRFVESEIDPEIPLSLVLGRPKVLRLADTPARIYVPDEDTIRTEIIDQETGRELAVTGVQPGTTTLMLWFEDNDAPSGQSVVSYLVRVYEDPILAKPVGDLEAELNDKFPNSFVELDEIADRLIVRGQASDAIEMSQILQILTGARGVSPGISPTVQQTSLLQAENFQSAEATALYETDDAFVKRIIDPIALAQAGIINQMKIVGEQQVMLKVTVAEVNRSAARSIGLNFGIDNDNGLTVFQSLTGNLVSTQNQSGANILASLDMGQVRLAIEALRRMNLSRTLAEPNLVAMNGQPADFQAGGQFPIPIISSGGVGNNLQGVSFVPFGVQLQFTPFIQDRDVIRLRMNAEVSTRDESLGTSIGGGGGGTQVSGLNSRNFSTTVQLRSGQTIAVAGLLQTNYGASTDRVPFWGDLPIIGATGGVNRSSSGEQELVILVTPHLVAPVDACEGPALPGSDVHEPTDIEFFIANRLESRRSRDYRSSVRTDYARQKRAEHCCPELFMIGEVGPTDRCCPRPAPVPHTATRSGQQPAMPTTSVDSMQPIKMGEPIGADGSMDGSSLRKMIQRGPHVQ